GCCGACGACCGCCGCACTGAAGGTCTCGTTCTTCGGCCCGTTCTATGGCGGCTATAACGTTATTGCTCTCGATGACGACTATCACTACGCGTTGGTGAGTGGGCCAAATCGCGATTACCTGTGGATCCTCTCACGCACGCCGACCATTCCGGATGCAGTGAAGCAAAATTATCTCGCGGTTGCGCAGCGCCTGGGTTTCCAGGTCAATAAACTCCATTGGGTTGCGCAAAGCGACTAGTGCGGGAACACGCTCTCCGCAGGTTGCAGAAAAGCCGGAGAGCGGCTTATGTCCATAATGATTGCGGCATCAGAGCAAAGTGGCAGGTTTGCCTTTCTAAACCCTCTAGAAGGTATAAAGAATGGCCAACACGCCGCTCCCTTCATTACGGCGCTGCACCAGCGGGCTGTCAGCGGCATGGTCGCTTAACCAGCTATAACCGACACTGATCATTGCTCCCCAGTGTTCATCAAATTGATGATTCCACGTCAGGTCGCTATTCACCCCATAGAAACCCGACGCTGCCGCATAGCGAGCGTATCCGCTACGCAAGCTTTGCGCTCTGTTAACGCCATAAAAGGTGTTCATGTAACGGCTATCGCCAAACAGCGCGGCAGACTGAAAAGCCAACGTATCGCTGGCGGTTTGCAGCGGGATTAACGCCAGCGATGTCTGATATTGCACGCCCTGGCCGTCGGTCAGGGGAAGGGTGGCTTTGCCTTCGATGTTAAGCCACGGGGTAATGCTCCAGCCGACAGCCATTGCCGTATTGAGGGTGGCATCAATGTTACCCATCCCTTTTAAATTGTTTGCGCCATCGCGCCAGCCGGAGTTGCTATCGGCGCGTCCCAACCCATAACCGAGCGTATGTTCGAAATAGAGTCCGTTATCGGCCTGTAAGTCGTAACCCAGCCCTTTTTGCGAATCAAAAAAGAGCGCATTCCAGCGTGCCTGTATCACAGGAACCATTTGCAGGCGTTGTTTGTCTGAGCCACTGTAGCGAGGGGCATATTGCCCTCCGATGCCCAGGGTGAACGCATTTTGCGCGGCAGTATCGTCATCAGCATGGGCTGAGAATACGAAGGCGGCCAGTAATGGGCTGCTCCTGTACAAGGCGGTTTTTATCGATATCATCATCACATCTCGCTTATTGGGGAACGTGCTGTTTCGGCAGGGTTTTACCCTCTTCTGAGTGCGGAATGTATCCGGCTCATATCAATAAACGGTCAGGAAAGTGTTAAGAAACGGTCAAGGTGAGCAAATGCTGTCCCGGAAAATTCTCGTGATTGAAGA
The Kosakonia oryzae genome window above contains:
- a CDS encoding MipA/OmpV family protein gives rise to the protein MISIKTALYRSSPLLAAFVFSAHADDDTAAQNAFTLGIGGQYAPRYSGSDKQRLQMVPVIQARWNALFFDSQKGLGYDLQADNGLYFEHTLGYGLGRADSNSGWRDGANNLKGMGNIDATLNTAMAVGWSITPWLNIEGKATLPLTDGQGVQYQTSLALIPLQTASDTLAFQSAALFGDSRYMNTFYGVNRAQSLRSGYARYAAASGFYGVNSDLTWNHQFDEHWGAMISVGYSWLSDHAADSPLVQRRNEGSGVLAILYTF